CGCCCTGCGCCTGTTCGAACTTGCCTGGCAAGGCCTGTGCGGCACCGGTAAAAGCACCTTTTTCATGGCCGAACAGCGTGGATTCCAGCAAATTGTCCGGAATGGCGGCACAGTTCACCGCCACGAAGGGACCATCGTGCCGCTTGGAGTGCCGATGAATATAACGCGCCAGCACTTCCTTGCCCGCGCCGCTGGGGCCGGTAATCATCACGCTGGCATCGCTGCCGGCCACGCGGCTGGCCAGCGCCAGCAACTGGCGCATTTGCGGTGATTCGGCTACGGCTTCGTCGCGCTCGCCTTCGGGCAGCTTGAGGATGTGCTTTTCCACTTCGGCAATCAGGCTGGCCGGTTCGAACGGCTTGAGCAGATAGTGGGTGGCTCCGGCGCGCAACAAGGCAATGGCGCGCTCGATGATGCCGTAGGCCGTCATCAGGATGAAAGGCACGCCGGGATAACGAATTTTTACCTCTTCGAACAGGCTGTAGCCATCCATCGGGACCATCTGGGCATCGGAGATGATCAACCCCACCGGGGTTTTCTTCAACTGCAGTAAAGCGGCACTGCCGTCACCGGCTTCCAGCGTGGGATAACCAGCCAGGCTGAGGGTGTCGATTATGGCTTCACGCAGATCGGCGTCGTCTTCGACGACAAGAATGGGCAACTTCATCGGTTCTTCTTATACGGTTGGCTGACGTTGGGCGACCAGTGCCACCAGGCGGCTGGCAATGGAGGTCAGGGGCAATACTTCGTGATTGCCCTTCAGGGCAATCGCTTCCTTGGGCATGCCGAATACCACGCAGCTGGCCTCATCCTGAGCAATGTTATAGGCCCCGGCCTCTTTCAGCTCCAGCATGCCCAAGGCACCATCACGCCCCATGCCGGTGAGAATGATGCCGATGCAGTTCTTGCCAGCCAGATTGGCCGCAGAACGGAACAACACATCAACCGATGGCCGGTGGCGGTTGACCGGCGGTCCACTGTGCAGGGAGGTGGCATAGCCTATGGTGGGAGCTGACTTGAGCAGCAGGTGCGAGTGACCGGGGGCAATATAAACCGTGCCGGGTTGCAGGCGCTCGCCGTCTTCCGCCTCCTTTACATGCAGCTGGCACAATGAATCCAGCCGGGCAGCAAAGGATTTGGTAAACAGTTCCGGCATGTGCTGGGTAACGAGGATGGGCGGCATGCTGGCCGGCAGCGCACTGAGCAGGATCCGCAGCGCCTCGGTTCCGCCAGTGGACGAACCCACCACGATGACAGTCTGGCGTGCCAGCGGCGTACGACCGGTCTGGCGCGGCAAAATGACATCGGCGCTGTGACTGGGTACCACTTCCATTGGTGCCATTGGTTCCCGCGAAAACTGTCCCATTTGTTTCCTTGCAATTTTTACTGCAGTCGCAGCCGTATCCGGGTGCCTAGCTTAAGCCCACACCAGCATTATGCCAATACAATCAGCCTGCCGGCTGTGA
The sequence above is drawn from the Aquitalea denitrificans genome and encodes:
- a CDS encoding chemotaxis protein CheB, with product MGQFSREPMAPMEVVPSHSADVILPRQTGRTPLARQTVIVVGSSTGGTEALRILLSALPASMPPILVTQHMPELFTKSFAARLDSLCQLHVKEAEDGERLQPGTVYIAPGHSHLLLKSAPTIGYATSLHSGPPVNRHRPSVDVLFRSAANLAGKNCIGIILTGMGRDGALGMLELKEAGAYNIAQDEASCVVFGMPKEAIALKGNHEVLPLTSIASRLVALVAQRQPTV